AGGCGGGCATGCCGCTGTACGGCCACGAGCTGACGACCGCCCTCACCCCCTTCGACGCCGGTCTCGGCCGGGTCGTCAAGTTCGAGAAGACGACCAACGACGGCCGCTTCGTCGGCCGTGAGGCGCTCGAGAAGGCCGCCGAGCGCGCCGAGACCGCCCCGCCGCGCAAGCTCGTCGGCCTGGTCGCCGAGGGCCGCCGGGTCCCGCGCGCCGGGTTCTCCGTCGTCAAGGACGGCGTGGTGATCGGCGAGGTGACCTCGGGCGCCCCGTCCCCGACCCTCGGGAAGCCGATCGCGATCGCCTACGTGGACGCGGCGCACGCCACGCCCGGCACCGAGGGTGTAGGTGTGGACATCCGCGGCACCCACGAGGCGTACGAGGTCGTGGCGCTGCCGTTCTACAAGCGCCAGAAGTGACGCAGTCGTCTCATCCCGGGTCTCATCCCGCGAGACCCACGTTCATCAGTACTCCCCCGATCCAGGAGAATCAGGTCATGAGCAACCCCCAGCAGCTGCGCTACACCAAGGAGCACGAGTGGCTGACGGCCGCCGAGGACGGCGTCGCGACGGTCGGCATCACGGAGTTCGCGGCCAACGCGCTCGGTGACGTCGTCTACGCCGACCTCCCCGAGGTCGGCGCGACCGTCACCGCGGGCGAGACCTGTGGCGAGCTGGAGTCGACGAAGTCCGTGAGCGACCTGTACTCCCCCGTCACGGGTGAGGTCGTCGCCAGGAACCAGGACGTGGTGGACGACCCGTCGCTGGTGAACTCGGCTCCGTTCGAGGGTGGCTGGCTGTTCAAGGTACGTGTCGCGGGCGAGCCGGACGAGCTGCTCTCCGCCGACGAGTACACCGCGTTCTCCGCCGGCTGAGACCGGGCCCGAGACCCCTAGGGATCGATTCATGTCGCTTCTGAACACTCCCCTCCACGAGCTGGACCCCGACGTCGCCGCCGCCGTCGACGCCGAGCTCCTTCGTCAGCAGTCCACCCTCGAGATGATCGCCTCGGAGAACTTCGCTCCGGTCGCGGTCATGGAGGCCCAGGGCTCCGTCCTCACCAACAAGTACGCCGAGGGCTACCCGGGCCGCCGCTACTACGGCGGCTGCGAGCACGTCGACGTGGCCGAGCAGATCGCGATCGACCGGGTCAAGGACCTGTTCGGCGCCGAGTACGCCAACGTCCAGCCGCACTCCGGCGCCTCCGCGAACCAGGCCGCCCTCTTCGCGATCGCCCAGCCCGGCGACACGATCCTGGGTCTGGACCTGGCGCACGGCGGCCACCTCACCCACGGCATGCGCCTGAACTTCTCCGGCAAGCAGTTCAACGTGGTCGCGTACCACGTGGACGAGGCCGGTCTGGTCGACATGGCCGAGGTCGAGCGCCTCGCCAAGGAGCACCGCCCCAAGGTCATCATCGCGGGATGGTCCGCCTACCCGCGTCAGCTGGACTTCGCGGAGTTCCGCCGGATCGCCGACGAGGTCGAGGCGTTCCTGTGGGTCGACATGGCCCACTTCGCGGGCCTGGTCGCGGCCGGTCTGCACCCGAACCCGGTCCCGTACGCGGACGTGGTGACCTCCACCACGCACAAGACGCTCGGCGGCCCCCGCGGCGGCATCATCCTCGCGAAGAAGGCGTTCGCGAAGAAGCTGAACTCCTCGGTCTTCCCCGGCTTCCAGGGCGGCCCGCTGGAGCACGTGATCGCGGCCAAGGCCGTCTCCTTCAAGGTCGCGGCCTCGGAGGACTTCAAGGAGCGCCAGCAGCGCACCCTGGACGGCGCCCGCATCCTCGCCGAGCGCCTGGTCCAGGACGACGTCACCGCGCACGGTGTCTCGGTCCTGTCCGGCGGTACGGACGTGCACCTGGTCCTGGTCGACCTGCGGAACTCCGAGCTCGACGGCCAGCAGGCCGAGGACCGGCTCCACGAGGTCGGCATCACGGTCAACCGGAACGCCGTTCCGAACGACCCGCGGCCGCCGATGGTCACCTCGGGTCTGCGCATCGGCACGCCGGCGCTCGCGACCCGCGGCTTCGGGACCGAGGACTTCACCGAGGTCGCCGACATCATCGCGGAGACCCTGAAGCCGGGCTTCGACGGCGAGAAGGCCGAGGCCCTCAAGGCCCGGGTGACCGCGCTGGCCGACAAGCACCCGCTGTACCCCGGCCTGAAGTAATTTCGTACCCTTTTGTTCGTACGAACGTTTGGGGCATCGCGCACACTGAAGGGTGAGCGCGGTGCCCCACCCCGTGTCGTGCCCCGTTTCGATCTTCCTGCTCCGTTCTGCACCACCCCGGCAGACAACGGCGTCTAGCCCCCACAAGGAGTCCCTCCGTGGCCATCTCGGTCTTCGACCTGTTCTCGATCGGTATCGGCCCGTCGAGCTCCCACACGGTGGGCCCGATGCGCGCGGCCCGGATGTTCGCCCGCCGGCTCAAGAACGAGGGCCTGCTCGCCCACACCGCGGCCATACGCGCGGAGCTGTACGGCTCGCTGGGCGCGACCGGCCACGGCCACGGCACCCCCAAGGCGGTGCTCCTCGGCCTGGAGGGCAGCTCGCCCCGCACGGTGAACGTCGAGACCGCGGACGACGAGGTCGAGCGGATCAAGTCGAGCGGCCGGATCAACCTCCTCGGCGCGCACGAGATCCCCTTCGACTTCGACGCCGACCTGATCCTGCACCGCCGCAAGGCGCTCCCGTACCACGCCAACGGGATGACGATCTTCGCGTACGACGCCGAGGGCGCGCTGGTCCTGGAGAAGACGTACTACTCGGTCGGCGGCGGCTTCGTCGTCGACGAGGACGCCGTCGCGGGCGAGAACCCGATCGTCCCCGACGACACCGTCCTGAAGTACCCCTTCCGCACCGGTGACGAACTGCTGCGGCTCGCCAAGGAGACCGGCCTCTCGATCTCCTCGATGATGCTGGAGAACGAGAAGGCCTGGCGCACCGAGGAGGAGATCCGCGCGGGTCTCCTGGAGATCTGGCGGGTCATGCAGGCCTGCGTCTCGCGCGGCATGTCCCGCGAGGGCATCCTGCCCGGCGGCCTGAAGGTGCGCCGCCGCGCCGCGAACACGGCCCGCAAGCTGCGCTCCGAGGGCGACCCCGCGGCACTCGCGATGGAGTGGATCACCCTCTACGCGATGGCCGTGAACGAGGAGAACGCGGCGGGCGGCCGGGTGGTCACCGCCCCGACGAACGGCGCGGCCGGCATCATCCCGGCGGTCCTGCACTACTACATGAACTTCGTGCCCGGCGCGGATGAGGACGGCATCGTCCGCTTCATGCTGGCGGCCGGCGCGGTCGGCATGCTCTTCAAGGAGAACGCCTCCATCTCCGGCGCCGAGGTCGGCTGCCAGGGCGAGGTCGGCTCGGCCTGCTCGATGGCGGCCGGCGCGCTCGCCGAGGTCCTCGGCGGCACCCCCGAGCAGGTGGAGAACGCGGCCGAGATCGGCATGGAGCACAACCTGGGCCTGACCTGCGACCCGGTCGGCGGCCTCGTGCAGATCCCGTGCATCGAGCGGAACGGCATGGCGGCGGTCAAGGCGGTCACGGCCGCGAAGATGGCGATGCGCGGCGACGGCAGCCACCTGGTCTCCCTCGACAAGGTCATCAAGACCATGAAGGAGACGGGCGCGGACATGAGCGTCAAGTACAAGGAGACCGCGCGCGGCGGTCTCGCGGTGAACATCATCGAGTGCTGAACCGTTTCACCGCACGGCCTGGCGCCGGTGCTCCGGAAGAGGCACCTCCGCCGGGCCGTCGCTGTAGTGTCCGCGTCATGACGACGCAGACTCAGACGGAGACCGCCGACGCGGAATGTCTTGCCCTCACCCGCAGCCTGAGGCGCCGCGGCGCGATCGTCCTCGCCGTGTTCGGCCTCGTCTGGGCCTTCGCGGGAGGTTCCGGGATCGCGGCGGCTCCGGCGTCGGTCGCCGTCGGCGTGGTCGCGGCCGTCGTGACCGCCGGCGCGGTCGTGATCGCCTTCCGGGGCACCAGGGGCCCGGTGAACCGCCCGGTCCGGCTGCCGGAGAAGTGGAACCGCGGGGTCGGCCTGGTCAACGCCGCCGAGCTCGTGGCGATCTTCGCAGTGATCGCCGCGTCGAACGCCTCGGGCCACCCGGAGTTCATCCCGGTCGGGATCGGTCTCGTCGTCGGACTGCACTTCTTCCCCCTGGCGCGCCTCTTCGACCAGCGGCAGTACACGGGGACGGCGGTCGCCCTGACGGCGGTCGCCCTGGTGGGTCTCGCTGTCCTCGCGGCCGGCTCCTCGGCGGAGACGATCCGCGCGGTGGTGGGCCTGGGCGCGGCGGTCGTGCTGTGGGCCTCGTCCTTCCACGTGGCCCTGAAGGGCTGAGCGGCTTTCTCGGGTTCAGGGCGCGATCCAGTGCGGGTCGGGCACGACCGTGAGGAGTGCCGAGACGACGACGATCACCCCGAGCGCGGCCACTTCGATCCGCGCCGGGGCCTCGGCGTCGCCGCCGGACAGCATCCGGCTCCTGGCCGCCACGGCCAGCAGGCTCACCCCGCCGAACAGCAGCAGCTTGACCAGCAGGATCCGGCCGTAGGCCGTGGTCAGGACGGCGTCCGACGGCAGCCTCCGAAGGGTGGAGGCCGTGCCGGTGACGACGAGGGCCGCGTAGACGCAGGCGGCCATCCGGGCGTAGCGGACGAGGACCTCGCGGCCGCCGCGCCGCAGCCGCATGGTGCGCAGCACGTACAGGAGCGTGCCGAGCCACAGTGAGGCGCCCGTGAGGTGGACGACGGTGAGTCCGATGCCCACGAGCGGGGTGTACGTCTCGGTGTGGGCCCGCACCGCCTCGGTCACGACCGCGACGGCGAGCGGGGCGGCGGCGAGGCCCGGGCGGCGGGAGGCGGCGCACACGGCGGCCAGGGCGAAGGCGTTGGCGGTGACGAGCAGCAGGCGGCCCTCGCGCAGCCCGTAGACGACGGGCAGGCTCAGCCCGCTGACGACGGCGAGGAGCAGCAGGAGTCCGGCGGAGGCGGCCGCGGCGAGCAGGGCGGCGGGCACGGACAGGGCGCGGGGCCGGGGCCCGTCCCCGGCGAGGCGGCGTCCAACAAATTCGCCGACGTGGACGGCGAGGCCCGTGAGGACGAGGAAGCGCAGGAGCGCGGTGGTGCCGGCGGCGGGTATCCGGAGCTCGCCGGTGCCCGTCTGGGCGAGGCCGGCCCCCAGCAGGGCGAGGCCGATGACGGCGATGGCGGCGACCGCGGCGAGGACCGCCGCCGTAGGACGGCTCGGGGTGCCGAAGGGTCCGGGAAGCGTCACCGGACGATCGTCACCGAGCCCCGGACGGGCGGCAACTCAGCGTTGCGCCGCCCGCCCGGGCGGGCGGATCAGGCCTTGCTGTAGTGGGCCCAGAACTCGTCCCAGGACAGGACGCCGTCGCCGTTGCTGTCACGCTGCTTGATGAGCACCTCGGCGACCGTCTCGGTGACGTTGAAGTCGCCGAACTGCGCCATGAGGCTCTTGTACTCCGCGGCGGTGATGAAGCCGTCCCCGTCCGCGTCGAACTTGTTGAATGCCGTGCGTGCCGACTCGATGTCCGCCACTGCTTCCGCCCCTTCTCGGTGCTTATCTGACGGTGGTCAGATTAGCGGGCCCGCCGCTGCCGGATGAGGGCGGTACGACGGCGGGGACGCCTAGCGGAAGATGCCCGTGTGGCCGAGGGAGTAGCGGCCGGGCTGGGGGTAGACCGCGAGGCCGTGGGGGCCGCCGCCCACGGGGATGCGGGCGAGCTGCTTGCCGCTCGTGGTGTCGATCGCGTAGACCTCGGAGTCGTAGCGGCCCGACAGCCACAGCACCTTGCCGTCGGCGGAGACGCCGCCCATGTCGGGGGAGCCGCCGTCCGGGAGCCACCACTTCTTGGTGAGCTTGTTCTTGCCGAAGTCGAAGACGGAGACCGAGCCCTCGCCGCGGTTGGGGACGTACATCTCGCGCGAGTCCCGGCTGACGTAGAGGCCGTGGGCGCCCTTGCCGGTGGCCAGCAGGGTCGGGGTGGTGAACTTCTCGCCGTCGAGGACCCACATGCCGTGGGCCATCATGTCGGCGACGTAGAAGGTCTTCCCGTCCGGGGAGATCTTCACGTCCTGGGGCATGGCGCCCTCGAAGGGCAGTTTCTGCTGGCCGATCACCTCCATCTTCTCCGTGTCGACCTTGAGGAGTTCGCCGGAGAACTCGCAGGAGACGACGAAGTACCGTCCGTCGGCGGAGAAGTCGGCGTGGTTGACGCCGTAGCAGCTCACCGGGACGGTCTTCTTCCGTTCCATGGTGTGCGGGTCGCGGAAGACGAGTTCGCGGTCGAGCGAGGCCATCACGATGGCGTACTTGCCGTTGGGCGTGAAGTAGAGGTTGTACGGGTCGTGGACCTCGACCGGCTTGCCCGCGACTCCGGTGGCGGGGTCGATGGGGGTGAGGGTGTGGCCCCGGTTGTTGTTGACCCAGAGGGTCTTCATGTCCCAGGAGGGCACGACGTGCTGGGGCTGGATGCCGACCGGGATCGTCTCGACGACCCGGTAGGTCGCGGGGTCGATGACCGAGACGGTGTTGGAGTTGGTGTTGGGGACGTAGACCCGGGAGGGGAAGTCCTTGACCACCGGGGAGAGCTTGTTCGGCCGGTCGGCGGCGTAGACGTCGTTCGGGTCGAGGAGCGGCGGCATGCCGGGGAGCCCGGCGGGCGCCGCGGCCGGCTTGGGTACGGCGGGCGCGGCGGCCTTCTTGACCCCGGCAGTGCCCTTCTCGGGCTGGTTCGCGCCGCCGCAGCCCGCGAGGGTGACGAGCAGGGCCGCGGCGAGGAGGGCTCCGCTTCGCCCGGTGAGGTGTGCCATCAGGTCAGCAGCTCCGTGGTGGTGACCGCGCGCAGTCCGCGGCGGTCGAGGTCGGCGAGGAGGAAGGGCAGCGCGGCGGCGGTGTCCGGGTAGCCGAAGTGCAGGCTGACGACGGATCCGGGCCGGACGGGGTCGGTGACGTTGCGGACGATCGCGGCGGCGCCGGGTGAGGTGAAGTCGAGGGAGTCGACGTCGTACGAGAGGGTGTGCGGGTATCCGGCGCGGTGGGCGGCGCGCAGGACGGCGGGGGTGGCCTGCCGGGTCCTGGAGGGCCGGAACCAGGTGCCGACGGAGCCGGTGAGGCGGCGCAGGCGGGTGGCGCAGGCCTCGATCTCGGCGTGGGCCTCGGTCTCGGTCATGGCGTTGATGTCGGTGTGGTGCTGGGTGTGGTTGCCGAGGTCGTGTCCGCCGTCGAGGATGCGGCGGGCCATGCCGGGGTGTTCGTCGAGCCAGCTGCCGACGGCGAGGACGGTGACGCGGGCGCCGGCCTGCTCCGCCTGGTCGAGGAGGGTGCGGGCGAGGGCGGGGTCGCCCTGGCCGTGGAAGGTGAGGGCGACCCGGGGCCGGTCGCGGGGGCCGTGGTCGATCTCGGCGGGGAGGCCGGGAAAGCGGTGCGGGGCGGGGGCGGCGGCGGGCGCGGTTCCGGGCTCGGCTCCGGGCGTGGCTCCGGGCGTGGCCCCGGGGCTGCGGGAGGCGGGGTCGGGGCGGGGCTCCGTACCGCAGGCGGTGGCGAGGGCTCCCGCGAGGGCGGCGGTCGCGCCCGCCCGGAGGGCACCGCGGCGGTCGGTGGGCTTCACGCGACCAGTAAAGAAGGATGTCGACCGAATCGTGATGATTAGGCCGATTCAGGACGTTTGCGGGCCACTCCTGGGTGTCCACTATGCGGACGAGCCGGGGAAACAAGCGATGAACCGCATAGTCATTCAATGTTTGCAAGGCGAGTGCCGCAAGTCACCAATGATTCATAGACGATCGATCCCCATTTGCCCGTTTCTGTACCGGTAGGGACTTTTGGCGGCAAGGCTGTCTGTCTGCCATAGTCGGAGACACGACCCCCATTGACCCGGGCCAGGTCGACATAGCAGCCGTGGATACACCCCCCCCGTCCACGGCGCACCACACGAGAGCCCCCAGGCGCCCTACTATGGCGGACGGGGGCTTTCGTGCGTCAGGCGCGGTCGGCGACCCGCATCTCGAACCAGGTCGTCTTGCCGCGCGGCGCGAGGTCCACGCCCCAGCGGTCGGAGAGCTTGTCGACGAGGAAGAGCCCCCGGCCGCTCGTGTCGAGCTCGCTCACGGGCATCAGGCAGGGCAGCCCGCGCGAGGGGTCGCGGACCTCGATCCGGATCCAGCCGCGCCGCCGGTGCAGCCGTAGCGCGAAGGACCGGGCGCCGGTGTGCCGGACGGCGTTGCCGACGAGTTCCGAGACGAGCAGCACCGCGTGCTCGGCGATCTGCGGGCCGAGCCCCCACTGGCGCAGGACCACGCCCTGGGTGAGCCGGCGGGCCACCCATGCGGACTCGGGCCGGGACGGCAGCGTCACGTCCTCCTCGGCCGGGTTGCCGTACAACTCCAGTACGCCGGCGCCCTGTTCGTCGTCCACGGCCGGTGACCACCGTGCGGCGGCGGCGCTGCCGCGCTGCCACGGTTGCTCCGTACCCTCCAGGCCCGCCATGCCCCCATCATGGCCGCACGGAGCCCTCCGCGGGGGCCGTTCCGGCGGAATCGGCCCCCGCGGAGACGGTCAGGGCCTGGCTTAGGCGAACTTCGCCTTGCCCGGGCCCTCCTCGACGAAGCTGCGCATCCCGGTCTCGCGGTCCGCGGTCGCGAACAGCCCCGCGAACCAGGTGCGTTCGATGGCGAGACCGGTGTCGATGTCGGCCTCCAGACCCTGGTCGACCGCCTCCTTCGCGGCCCGCAGGGCGACCGCCGGACCCTGCGCCAGCTTCGCGGCCCAGGCGTGCGCCTGCTCGTACACCTCGGCGGCCGGGACGACCCGGTCGACCAGGCCGAGGGTGAGGGCCTCGTCCGCCTTCACCATGCGGCCGGTGAAGATGAGGTCCTTGGCGCGGGAGGGGCCGATCAGCCGGGAGAGCCGCTGGGTGCCGCCGGCGCCGGGGATCAGACCGAGCAGGATCTCGGGCTGGCCCAGCTTCGCGTTGTCGGCGGCGATCCGGTAGTCGGCGCAGAGCGCGAGCTCGCAGCCGCCCCCGAGGGCGTAGCCGGTGATCGCGGCGACGACGGGCTTGGGGATGCGGGCGATCGCCGTGAAGGAGTCCTGGAGGGCGCGCGAGCGCTTGACCATGGCCACGTGGTCCATGACCTGCATCTCCTTGATGTCCGCGCCGGCCGCGAACACCTTCTCGCCGCCGTAGAGGATCACGGCCCGCACGTCGTCGCGGTCGGTCGCCTCCTGGGCCAGCTCGCGCAGCCGGTCCTGGACGGCGATGTCGAGGGCGTTCATCGGGGGGCGGTCGAGGCGGATCGTGCCGACACCATCGGCGACTTCGAGGTTCACAGTCATGGGAGGAAGGTTAGTCCGCGTTAACGCCGAGGGGCCCGGTGCTGTTGCTCACAGCACCGGGCCCCTCGGGAGTGTCTTAAGCGGTCCACTCCGACCACGGCATGTTCCAGCCGTTGAGGCCGTTCTCCGGCTGGATCTGCTTGTCCTTGGAGTTCTTCACGACGATCACGTCACCGATGATCGAACGGTCGAAGAACCAGGCCGCGGGGGTCGAACTGTCGCCCGCGCCGCGCGTGTCCGACAGACCGACGCAGCCGTGGCTGACGTTGGAGGAACCGAAGGTGCTCTTCGGGGCCCAGTAGTTGCCGTGCACGAAGGTGCCCGAGGTGGAGAGCCGCATCGCGTGCGGGACGTCCTTGATGTCGTACTCGCCGCCGAAGCCGACCGTGGCCCCGTTCATGCGGGTCACCTTGTACTTCTCGCTGATGACCATCTGGCCGTTGTACGTGGTCGTCGACGGGGCGCCCGCGGTGATCGGCAGCGTCTTGATGATCGCGCCGTCCCGCTCGATCTTCATCGTCTTGGCACTCGCGTCGACGGTGGAGACCTGGCGACGGCCGATGGTGAAGGTGATGGTCTTCTTCTGCTTGCCGTAGACGCCCGGGCGTCCCTCGACGCCGTCCAGGTTGAGGTCGACGGTGACCTTGGTGCCCGCGGCCCAGTACTCCTCCGGGCGGAAGTCGAGGCGGTCGTTGCCGAACCAGTGCCCCTCGATCTCCACGGCCGGCTCGGCCGTCACCTTGATGGCCTTCTCGACGGCCTCCGGGTCGGTGATGCCCCGGGTGAAGTTGACGGAGACCGGCATGCCGACGCCGACGGTCGAACCGTCCTCCGGCGTGTAGTGGCCGATGAAGGTGTTCTTCGGGACCAGGGTGGTGAAGGTGGTGTCCTTCGCCGACTCACGGCCCTCGGCGTCCTTCGCGATCGCGTGGACCTTGTACTGCGTCCCCGCCGAAAGGTGGGCGCTGGGCGCCCAGCTGGCCCCGTCCGCCGCGATCTTGCCCTCGACCGCGGCACCCTTGGAGTCGGCGACCGTGACCGTGGTCAGCTTGCCCTGCGCCGCGGTGACCTTGAGGGCCCCGCTGGTGGCGACCGAGTCGGCGCCGTCCTTCGGAAGGATCGTCACGACCGCCTGGGAGGCGGCGTTCTCCGGCTTGCCGCTCCCCTGCGACGCCGGGTCCTGGCCCCCCTTGCCGCCGCCGGTGGCGGTCTCGCCGCCGCCGCAGGCGGTGAGGACGATGAGCAGCGCCCCCGCGGCCAGCGCCTGCAGACGGACGCCCCCGCGTCGTCGGCCGCGCCGGCCGTTCGCTCCTACCGATGCCCCCGATATCGGCTGCCCGTTCACTGTGGTCGTCTCCCCTCACGCGGCCTGGCAACGCCACGGCCCCACCCCCGTGCGCATCCACTCGCGCACACGGCGCTAGATAATCACACCGCAGGACACGAAAGATCCTCGCGAATGTCACCGTTCCGTCCCGATCGACGTGCTAGGGCGAAAGGGCGATGACCTGGTGACGAAAGGGACGCAAGGGGGGACGCGAGAGGGACCCGCGAGGGACCCGCGAGGGACCCGAGAGGCTCAGCGCAGCGCCGAACCGGCCTTCCACTGGACCCAGTCCATGTTCCATCCACCGAGCCCGTTGTCGGGAGCGACCTTCCGGTCACGCGAGTTGACGACCTCCACCACGTCGCCGATGAGCGTCCGGTCGAAGAACCAGCCCGCCGGGGAGTCCGCGCTGCCGCCCTTCTCGTCCCGCAGCCCCACACAGCCGTGGCTGACGTTCGCGGTGCCGAACGTACCGGGCGAGGCCCAGTAGTTGCCGTGCAGGAAGGTCCCCGACTCGGTGAGCCGCATCGCGTGCGGGACGTCCTTGATGTCGTACTCGCCGCCGAAGCCGACCGTCCGCCCGTCCATCCGCGTCACGTCGTACAGCTCCGTGACGACCATCTTCCCGTTGTACGTGGTGGTCTTCGGCGCGCCCGCGGTGATCGGCACGGTGGTCAGGACCTCGCCGTTCCTGCGGACCTCCATGGTGTGCGCGGCGGCGTCGACCAGGGAGACCTGGGAGCGGCCGACGGTGAAGCCGACCTTCTTGCGCTGGATGCCGTACACCCCGGGCGCCCCCTCGACGTCGCGGAGCGCGAGCTCGACGGTGACCTTCGTCCCGGGCTGCCAGTACGCGGCGGGGCGGAAGTCGAGCCGCTCCTTGCCGAACCAGTGGCCGACGACCTCGACCGGCGGGTCCGAGGTGATCCGGACGGCGCGCTCGACGGCGTCCCGGTTCTCGATGGGCCGGTTGAAGGAGAAGGAGACGATCATGCCGGTGCCGACAGTGGAACGGTTCTCCGGCTTGAAGTAGCCGATGAACCGGCTCTCCGGCACCACCGTCGTGAAGGTGGTGTGCCGGGCCGAGCGGCGGCCGTGCGCGTCGAGCGCGACGGCGTCCACGCTGTACTTGGCGGCCAGCGCCAGCCGGGCGTCGGCCCGGGGCCGCCAGCGCAGCCCGTCGGCGGAGATCTCGCCGGCGACCCGGGTCCGCTGGGCGTCCTCGACCTGGACGACCGTCACCCGTTCGAGCCGCCCGCTGTCCACCCGTACCTCGACGGGTCCCTCGGCAGGCACCCCCCGGCTGCCGTCCTCCGGATTCACCCGGATGACGTCCCCGGGGGCCCGCGCCTTGCCCGGCAGGGAGATGTCGATGCCCCCCTGGCCGTCCGTTCCTGTGCAGCCCACGAGGCCCGCCATCAGTCCCGCCACCGCGAGGGCGTACCCCGCCCGCTTCCATACACGATTCACGCTCGGCCCAACGACAGCCCCCCTCCAGGGGAAACGTGCGTGCGGGCCATGTTGGGAGCACGGCCGTGCGGGCAGAACAGGGAGGACGACGGGAAAGAGCGACGCGTGGGAGTGGCGGCCGGGACGCCGCCGCTCCCGCGGGTGCGGGCCCCACGAGCCGCGGGAGGCCGGGACGGTGTCGAGCGCAGCCGAGCAGGAGGCGGTACAGGAGCATGCCCTGGAGCGGGCCGGGCCGGAGGGGGCGAGCAGGACACCCCCTCCGGTGTGGCCGGGGGCGCCGACGCCCCTCGGTGCCCGCTGCCGGGTCGGGCCCGGTGGGGTGACGGGCACCAACTTCGCCCTGTGGGCGGGGGGCGCGGAGGCCGTGGAGCTGTGCCTCTTCGACGCGGACGGCACGGAGCGGCGGCTGCCGCTGACCGAGCTGACCCATGAGATCTGGCACGGCTTCGTGCCCGGGGTCGGCGCCGGGCAGCGGTACGGCTACCGGGTGCACGGCCGCTGGGACCCGTGGACGGGTGCCCGCTGGAACCCGGCGAAGCTGCTCCTCGACCCGTACGCGCGAGCCGTCGAGGGAGACTTCGCGCTCCCTCCCGAGGTGTACGGACACGTACGGGACTGGCCTCAGCAGCATGTCGCCGACACCGTCCGCGACGACCGGGACTCCGCTCCGTACGTTCCGAAGGGGGTCGTCGTCCACGACGACGACGACTGGTCGGACGACCGCAGGCCCAAGACGCCCTGGCAGGACTCCGTCATCTACGAGCTGCACGTGAAGGGCTTCACCCAGCAGCACCCCGGCATCCCGGAGCGGCTCCGCGGCACGTACGCGGGGCTCGCGCACCCGGCGGCGATCGAGCACCTCGTACGGCTGGGAGTGACGGCCGTGGAACTGCTCCCGGTCCACCAGTTCGCGCACGAGGACCACCTCCTCCGGCGCGGGCTGAAGAACTACTGGGGCTACAACTCCCTCGGCTACTTCGCCCCGCACGCCGCCTACTCGTCCTCCGGGACGACCGGGCAGCAGGTCGGCGAGTTCAAGCGGATGGTGCGGGCGCTGCACGCGGCCGGGATCGAGGTCATCCTCGACGTCGTCTACAACCACACGGCGGAGGCGGGCGAGCTGGGCCCCACCCTCTCCCTCAAGGGCATCGACAACCGCGGCTACTACCGGCTCCAGTCCGACGCCCGCCGGTACGCCGACTACACGGGCTGCGGCAACACGCTGCACGTCGTCCAGCCGCAGGTGCTGCGCCTCATCACCGACTCGCTGCGCTACTGGGTGACGGAGATGGGCGTCGACGGCTTCCGCTTCGACCTGGCGGCGGCCCTGGCCCGCTCGATGCACGACGTCGACATGCTGTCCCCGTTCCTGGCGGTCATCGCCCAGGACCCGGTCCTGCGCCGGGTCAAACTGATCGCCGAGCCCTGGGACGTCGGCAACGGCGGCTACCAGGTAGGGGCCTTCCCTCCTCTCTGGACCGAGTGGAACGACCGCTACCGGGACGCCGTACGGGACTTCTGGCGGGGCGCCCTGCCCGACGTGCGGGACCTCGGCTACCGGCTCTCCGGCTCCAGCGACCTGTACGCCTGGGGCGGGCGGCGGCCGTACGCCTCCGTCAACTTCGTCACCGCGCACGACGGTT
The sequence above is a segment of the Streptomyces sp. NBC_01255 genome. Coding sequences within it:
- the gcvH gene encoding glycine cleavage system protein GcvH; its protein translation is MSNPQQLRYTKEHEWLTAAEDGVATVGITEFAANALGDVVYADLPEVGATVTAGETCGELESTKSVSDLYSPVTGEVVARNQDVVDDPSLVNSAPFEGGWLFKVRVAGEPDELLSADEYTAFSAG
- the glyA gene encoding serine hydroxymethyltransferase; its protein translation is MSLLNTPLHELDPDVAAAVDAELLRQQSTLEMIASENFAPVAVMEAQGSVLTNKYAEGYPGRRYYGGCEHVDVAEQIAIDRVKDLFGAEYANVQPHSGASANQAALFAIAQPGDTILGLDLAHGGHLTHGMRLNFSGKQFNVVAYHVDEAGLVDMAEVERLAKEHRPKVIIAGWSAYPRQLDFAEFRRIADEVEAFLWVDMAHFAGLVAAGLHPNPVPYADVVTSTTHKTLGGPRGGIILAKKAFAKKLNSSVFPGFQGGPLEHVIAAKAVSFKVAASEDFKERQQRTLDGARILAERLVQDDVTAHGVSVLSGGTDVHLVLVDLRNSELDGQQAEDRLHEVGITVNRNAVPNDPRPPMVTSGLRIGTPALATRGFGTEDFTEVADIIAETLKPGFDGEKAEALKARVTALADKHPLYPGLK
- a CDS encoding L-serine ammonia-lyase; protein product: MAISVFDLFSIGIGPSSSHTVGPMRAARMFARRLKNEGLLAHTAAIRAELYGSLGATGHGHGTPKAVLLGLEGSSPRTVNVETADDEVERIKSSGRINLLGAHEIPFDFDADLILHRRKALPYHANGMTIFAYDAEGALVLEKTYYSVGGGFVVDEDAVAGENPIVPDDTVLKYPFRTGDELLRLAKETGLSISSMMLENEKAWRTEEEIRAGLLEIWRVMQACVSRGMSREGILPGGLKVRRRAANTARKLRSEGDPAALAMEWITLYAMAVNEENAAGGRVVTAPTNGAAGIIPAVLHYYMNFVPGADEDGIVRFMLAAGAVGMLFKENASISGAEVGCQGEVGSACSMAAGALAEVLGGTPEQVENAAEIGMEHNLGLTCDPVGGLVQIPCIERNGMAAVKAVTAAKMAMRGDGSHLVSLDKVIKTMKETGADMSVKYKETARGGLAVNIIEC
- a CDS encoding DUF7010 family protein, with the translated sequence MTTQTQTETADAECLALTRSLRRRGAIVLAVFGLVWAFAGGSGIAAAPASVAVGVVAAVVTAGAVVIAFRGTRGPVNRPVRLPEKWNRGVGLVNAAELVAIFAVIAASNASGHPEFIPVGIGLVVGLHFFPLARLFDQRQYTGTAVALTAVALVGLAVLAAGSSAETIRAVVGLGAAVVLWASSFHVALKG
- a CDS encoding CopD family protein, whose amino-acid sequence is MTLPGPFGTPSRPTAAVLAAVAAIAVIGLALLGAGLAQTGTGELRIPAAGTTALLRFLVLTGLAVHVGEFVGRRLAGDGPRPRALSVPAALLAAAASAGLLLLLAVVSGLSLPVVYGLREGRLLLVTANAFALAAVCAASRRPGLAAAPLAVAVVTEAVRAHTETYTPLVGIGLTVVHLTGASLWLGTLLYVLRTMRLRRGGREVLVRYARMAACVYAALVVTGTASTLRRLPSDAVLTTAYGRILLVKLLLFGGVSLLAVAARSRMLSGGDAEAPARIEVAALGVIVVVSALLTVVPDPHWIAP
- a CDS encoding EF-hand domain-containing protein encodes the protein MADIESARTAFNKFDADGDGFITAAEYKSLMAQFGDFNVTETVAEVLIKQRDSNGDGVLSWDEFWAHYSKA